From the Desulfofundulus luciae genome, one window contains:
- a CDS encoding copper amine oxidase N-terminal domain-containing protein: protein MSKILVLICVFCFLLTAAGPAAAYTTVKAQQTPTVSADSTVALGTLLLKEEYANSIKTGDWVTISLPSFVELQQLRLYFPGGTSYWPSVTDATYAVDYTVYRMGDEIPLGSSGVTLWKEGLNTFSLKVTKINRKSATSTFRCEIYFDQVYIKALPPEESGKIDVTLDAPSGSGFSPGTVTVANVSIGGSTATAASPESLTDLGGKVANITLKENVPGALKMNGTDFRKQDTVKFVLSPGFTWQTVVLLPSWGWQSGDIDYAMGEDTSGRSVLYLQIKKETTKDTGVGRVIISGTVSVDESIARSGKVEVSYEGNNPGVDPALLEVAEYSTAGAAVNGKTATDVVAGHSNQRIGEFTVTEGMAGDLARGRTITLTLPEGVKWNTYPTVKREAGNGELSGPVPVGDDKQTVKFTVIRSGTEKTAFCFKYAAVDLALDAPEQVDITVGGSAGARGTVTVAHVQPPVAVVAEKTTVRIGVPSQPGGKLTITENMPGAVRARDAGGATAFLRLELPEGVTFAQKPVVEVSTGDLILDNTHIRLEQGDRVLVIPVKTSSVSPVSKPIEESAVQSESSPTGEAEEKSASSTEVGVTGSGTETSSGTETQGSTITVSGIVLTVDRTVPEGAVNLKVSGSALSETERIFSGTLNELKVPLATCGTPAPDQIRVAAVFTIGSKMYQVGGTEREMDVEPYVKNGRTYAPVRYLALAAGLNDENILWDGSNQTVTLLAGKRVVQFKVGQKAYLIQGVPISIDAAPEIVNGRTMLPYRFVAQALGLQAEWNESAQQVIIR from the coding sequence ATGAGCAAAATTCTGGTGTTGATTTGCGTATTCTGCTTTTTGCTGACTGCGGCCGGACCGGCAGCGGCCTATACAACAGTAAAAGCCCAGCAAACTCCTACCGTTAGTGCTGATAGCACGGTGGCCCTGGGGACGTTACTGCTTAAAGAAGAGTACGCCAACTCCATTAAAACTGGAGACTGGGTTACCATCAGCCTGCCTTCCTTTGTGGAACTGCAGCAATTGCGCTTGTATTTTCCTGGCGGCACATCCTACTGGCCGTCGGTGACTGATGCCACTTATGCTGTTGATTATACGGTGTACAGGATGGGAGATGAGATTCCTCTGGGCAGCAGTGGTGTTACCCTGTGGAAAGAAGGATTGAACACTTTTAGCCTTAAAGTTACAAAAATAAACAGAAAATCTGCAACATCTACTTTCCGGTGCGAAATCTACTTCGACCAGGTCTACATAAAGGCCCTGCCTCCTGAAGAATCAGGGAAGATAGATGTAACCCTCGATGCTCCTTCAGGCAGCGGGTTTAGTCCAGGTACAGTTACGGTAGCCAATGTCTCCATTGGTGGAAGTACGGCTACGGCTGCTTCGCCGGAAAGCTTGACCGACCTGGGGGGGAAAGTGGCTAATATTACCCTTAAGGAGAATGTCCCCGGGGCTCTTAAAATGAACGGTACCGATTTCAGAAAACAGGATACGGTAAAATTTGTCCTTTCCCCTGGTTTTACCTGGCAAACCGTAGTTCTGCTCCCGAGCTGGGGATGGCAGTCAGGTGATATTGATTATGCCATGGGTGAGGATACCAGTGGCAGGAGTGTTCTGTATTTACAAATCAAAAAAGAAACCACGAAGGATACCGGGGTGGGGCGGGTGATTATTTCGGGAACGGTTTCGGTGGACGAAAGCATAGCCCGGTCCGGTAAGGTGGAGGTAAGCTACGAGGGTAACAATCCGGGTGTTGATCCGGCTCTGCTTGAAGTAGCTGAATATAGCACTGCAGGAGCGGCCGTCAACGGCAAAACTGCTACGGATGTTGTTGCCGGCCACAGCAACCAGCGGATAGGAGAGTTTACGGTGACTGAGGGGATGGCCGGTGATCTGGCCAGGGGTCGTACCATCACCCTAACGTTACCTGAAGGAGTCAAATGGAACACTTATCCCACAGTAAAAAGGGAAGCCGGAAATGGCGAACTGAGCGGTCCCGTACCGGTGGGCGATGACAAACAAACAGTCAAATTTACCGTGATCAGGTCGGGTACTGAGAAAACCGCTTTTTGCTTCAAATATGCCGCGGTTGACCTGGCTCTGGATGCTCCCGAGCAGGTGGATATCACCGTGGGCGGCTCTGCCGGGGCCAGGGGTACCGTAACTGTAGCCCATGTTCAGCCTCCGGTTGCGGTGGTTGCAGAAAAGACCACGGTACGCATTGGTGTTCCCAGCCAGCCTGGCGGCAAGCTGACGATTACCGAAAATATGCCGGGTGCTGTGCGGGCCAGGGACGCCGGCGGTGCCACGGCATTCCTCCGGCTTGAGCTACCTGAAGGCGTTACTTTCGCTCAAAAACCGGTGGTGGAAGTGAGCACCGGAGATCTCATTCTGGACAACACTCATATCAGACTCGAACAGGGCGACCGGGTGCTGGTGATTCCTGTCAAGACATCCAGTGTTAGCCCTGTTAGTAAACCGATTGAGGAATCTGCTGTGCAGTCTGAAAGTTCCCCCACCGGTGAAGCAGAAGAAAAGTCCGCTAGCAGTACGGAAGTGGGAGTAACCGGTAGTGGTACTGAAACAAGTAGCGGTACAGAAACACAGGGTAGTACCATCACGGTCAGCGGTATAGTGTTAACCGTAGATAGAACAGTTCCGGAAGGGGCGGTCAATCTGAAAGTAAGCGGCAGTGCCTTAAGCGAGACTGAAAGGATTTTTTCTGGTACATTAAATGAACTGAAAGTACCTCTGGCCACATGTGGCACTCCTGCCCCAGATCAGATTAGGGTGGCGGCTGTATTCACCATTGGCAGCAAAATGTATCAAGTCGGCGGCACGGAAAGGGAAATGGACGTGGAGCCTTACGTTAAGAACGGCCGCACCTATGCCCCGGTGAGGTACCTTGCCCTGGCTGCCGGCCTGAATGACGAAAACATCCTGTGGGACGGTTCAAATCAGACCGTAACCCTTCTGGCCGGCAAGCGGGTGGTCCAGTTCAAGGTGGGGCAAAAGGCCTATCTCATCCAGGGTGTGCCCATCTCTATTGATGCAGCGCCGGAAATAGTCAACGGGCGGACAATGCTACCATACCGCTTTGTAGCGCAGGCGCTGGGACTGCAGGCAGAGTGGAATGAATCTGCCCAGCAGGTGATTATCCGTTAA
- a CDS encoding ABC transporter substrate-binding protein produces the protein MVLLVVSILASGCTSGQGKSSKQRVIVKERLVAPNGQIEDREVSVPCPPMRVVVLGGYPAEMLKALGVENTVVAVDEHTQEKTGWPDYVKNLPSVGSSNTPSMEKILALKPDLVIEGFLEPKLRERLLSSGIAVLKIYGYRTELIASEIETLGMVFKCQERAREYAGYLEKQWLAIKKRTKGLAEKDKPKVYWESSFGEWKTHGPGSGAQPLIEWAGGINIAADQNSSYPKVTPEWVAAKNPDVIIKYVGAPAIGWKGDVKKLEEIRQQIMNRPALKNTNAVKNSRVFLVSDKITCAPQGAAGEWYIAKWLHPELFRDVNPEAVHREMLKKFYGEELKGVWVYPLK, from the coding sequence GTGGTACTGCTGGTGGTATCTATTCTAGCCAGTGGCTGTACTTCCGGTCAGGGTAAATCATCTAAGCAAAGAGTTATCGTTAAAGAACGGTTGGTTGCCCCTAATGGGCAAATTGAAGATCGCGAAGTTTCGGTTCCCTGCCCGCCCATGCGGGTGGTGGTTTTGGGGGGCTACCCTGCTGAGATGCTAAAAGCCCTTGGCGTTGAGAATACGGTAGTTGCTGTCGATGAGCACACACAGGAAAAGACGGGATGGCCGGACTATGTGAAGAATTTGCCTTCGGTGGGATCCTCAAATACGCCGAGCATGGAGAAAATCTTGGCTTTAAAACCGGACCTGGTTATCGAAGGTTTTTTGGAGCCCAAGTTAAGGGAGCGACTTTTGAGCTCCGGAATTGCTGTCCTTAAAATTTACGGGTACAGGACTGAACTGATCGCATCTGAAATTGAGACACTGGGCATGGTTTTCAAATGCCAGGAGCGGGCTCGGGAGTATGCCGGCTACTTAGAAAAACAGTGGCTGGCAATAAAGAAACGGACAAAAGGTTTGGCAGAAAAAGATAAACCGAAGGTTTACTGGGAATCAAGTTTTGGGGAGTGGAAAACTCATGGTCCCGGGTCTGGTGCCCAACCCCTTATTGAGTGGGCTGGCGGGATTAACATAGCTGCTGACCAGAATTCTTCCTATCCCAAGGTAACTCCAGAATGGGTGGCAGCAAAAAACCCGGATGTAATTATTAAATACGTTGGTGCTCCGGCCATCGGCTGGAAGGGGGATGTTAAAAAGCTTGAAGAAATACGCCAGCAGATCATGAACCGCCCTGCTCTCAAGAACACCAATGCCGTTAAAAACTCGCGGGTGTTCCTGGTTAGTGACAAAATTACCTGCGCCCCTCAGGGTGCGGCAGGAGAGTGGTATATTGCCAAGTGGCTGCACCCTGAACTCTTTCGGGATGTGAATCCAGAGGCGGTGCACCGGGAGATGCTCAAGAAGTTCTACGGGGAGGAGCTTAAAGGCGTATGGGTTTACCCGTTGAAGTAG
- a CDS encoding ABC transporter substrate-binding protein, producing the protein MLRGRKWLLPLTCFLIAVVALLGVTGNREAVAQKRITIKDSMGRTVSVPCPPQRIVEVNGDVAELICAFGDAGKIVGASSYTLEDKILKPKLKKAKDVGKSFTPSVEKIISLKPDIVFGYGNFLKPEVVAQLQRAGIPVVFLDCYKLKTMAQDIRTLGTILNRRKEAEAYIAYFEKYQKLFAERTKKIPLNKRPLVYLEQYTDYTLSGPGSGGAELLDGIGARNIGAGLRAPYPKISSEWLVAQNPQVIIKACSTSVPSGYGENADAMKKKRTEMMRRPGWNKITAVRQGKVYMLSSEIFTGPRAIVGMAYMAKWLYPQLFRDVNPEAIHKEMLKKFLGIELKGAYVYPAK; encoded by the coding sequence TTGCTGAGGGGGAGAAAATGGCTGCTTCCTTTAACCTGCTTTTTGATAGCTGTTGTCGCCTTATTGGGGGTTACAGGTAACAGGGAAGCGGTGGCTCAGAAGCGGATTACCATCAAGGATTCCATGGGGCGCACGGTGAGCGTTCCCTGCCCGCCGCAGCGGATTGTGGAGGTAAACGGTGATGTGGCCGAATTGATCTGTGCCTTCGGAGACGCAGGTAAAATCGTAGGAGCGAGCAGCTATACGCTGGAAGATAAAATACTCAAGCCAAAGCTGAAAAAAGCAAAGGACGTCGGCAAGAGTTTCACGCCCAGTGTCGAGAAAATCATCTCGCTCAAGCCCGACATCGTCTTCGGTTACGGCAATTTCTTAAAGCCGGAAGTCGTAGCACAGCTCCAGCGGGCGGGCATACCAGTAGTGTTTTTGGATTGCTACAAGCTTAAAACGATGGCACAGGACATCCGCACCCTGGGGACCATTCTCAACCGCAGGAAAGAGGCGGAAGCTTACATTGCTTATTTCGAGAAGTACCAGAAGCTGTTTGCGGAGCGGACAAAGAAAATACCGCTCAATAAGCGGCCGCTGGTCTACCTGGAGCAGTACACCGACTACACGTTGAGTGGTCCGGGTTCCGGCGGCGCCGAGCTTTTGGACGGCATCGGGGCCCGGAATATCGGTGCCGGGTTGCGTGCGCCCTACCCGAAGATAAGTTCCGAGTGGCTGGTGGCCCAGAACCCGCAGGTGATCATTAAAGCGTGCAGCACCAGCGTTCCCAGCGGTTACGGGGAGAATGCGGACGCGATGAAAAAGAAGCGCACGGAGATGATGCGCCGCCCTGGCTGGAACAAAATTACCGCCGTGCGGCAGGGGAAGGTCTACATGCTCTCCAGCGAGATCTTCACCGGGCCGCGGGCGATCGTGGGGATGGCTTACATGGCGAAGTGGCTCTACCCGCAGCTTTTCCGTGATGTTAACCCGGAGGCGATCCACAAAGAGATGCTCAAAAAGTTTCTCGGCATAGAGCTTAAAGGGGCTTATGTTTATCCGGCCAAATAA
- a CDS encoding FecCD family ABC transporter permease, which yields MGLPVEVGGPGPGADISAIKTAYSRHIGRKILLVGVLLGLTGATALVATAVGAAGISVADVWRVILSHLGVPVTLESDLAETVVWEIRLPRILLATITGMSLAGAGAVMQGVLRNPLVSPYTMGLSSGAAFGAALAIVLGTGLVGGNYLDVSRWLIVTNAFIFGGLTTLLAFSLARFKGMAPETLVLGGVAIGYLFQAGVSLLKYISNNEALKELVVWLMGGFWGADWRTVALLTPVVLLCMAGLLLYAWDLNVLGVGEEVAASLGINVGRLRVYTLTLATLAAAATVAFTGIIGFICLVGPHICRMLVGSDNRFLIPCSCLMGAVLLLLADTLARTIIAPAEIPVGIITALMGSPFFIYLLIKKKRQWWG from the coding sequence ATGGGTTTACCCGTTGAAGTAGGTGGCCCTGGTCCGGGGGCAGATATAAGTGCTATTAAAACGGCATATTCCCGCCACATTGGCCGGAAAATCCTCCTGGTCGGTGTTTTGCTCGGCTTAACCGGTGCTACTGCCCTGGTGGCTACCGCGGTGGGAGCCGCCGGGATAAGTGTGGCGGACGTCTGGCGGGTAATTCTTTCCCATCTGGGTGTGCCGGTAACCCTGGAAAGTGATCTGGCCGAGACGGTGGTCTGGGAGATCCGCCTACCCCGCATTCTGCTGGCCACCATCACCGGGATGAGCCTGGCAGGGGCCGGGGCGGTGATGCAGGGGGTGCTGCGTAACCCCCTGGTTTCGCCCTACACGATGGGGCTTTCCAGCGGCGCGGCCTTCGGAGCGGCCCTGGCCATCGTGCTGGGGACGGGCCTGGTGGGCGGGAACTACCTCGACGTATCGCGCTGGCTCATCGTTACCAACGCCTTCATCTTCGGGGGGTTGACCACACTCCTGGCTTTCTCCCTGGCCCGGTTTAAGGGTATGGCGCCCGAAACGCTGGTTCTGGGCGGGGTGGCCATTGGTTACCTCTTTCAGGCGGGCGTCTCCCTCTTGAAGTACATTTCCAATAACGAAGCCTTAAAAGAACTGGTGGTCTGGCTGATGGGCGGCTTCTGGGGGGCGGACTGGCGGACGGTGGCGCTCCTCACACCGGTGGTACTTCTCTGTATGGCCGGACTCCTCCTGTACGCCTGGGACCTCAACGTGCTGGGGGTTGGGGAGGAGGTGGCGGCCAGCTTAGGGATAAATGTGGGGCGCCTGAGGGTTTATACCCTGACTCTGGCTACCCTTGCTGCTGCAGCTACGGTGGCCTTCACCGGCATCATCGGGTTTATCTGCCTGGTGGGGCCGCACATCTGCCGGATGCTTGTGGGCAGCGACAACCGGTTTTTGATCCCCTGCTCCTGCCTGATGGGAGCGGTGCTCCTGCTTCTGGCCGATACCCTGGCGCGGACCATCATTGCGCCGGCGGAAATTCCGGTAGGGATTATCACCGCCCTGATGGGCTCTCCCTTCTTCATCTACCTGCTAATCAAGAAAAAGCGGCAGTGGTGGGGATAG
- a CDS encoding ABC transporter ATP-binding protein: MRLQVKGVCFSYGSVSVLEDVTFKVQAGETLGIIGPNGSGKSTLLRCLARVLKPRMGTVFLDGKNLAALRGREVGRYLGYVPPPGTGQAFPCTVLETVLQGRRPHLTWGVSHGDLAAVTRALAYLGLTGLGERQLGELSSGQRQKVLIARALAQEPEVFLLDEPTATLDIRYQLEVLARMRELATEQGRVVVMVLHDLNLASRFSDRLLLLHNGRIVAAGTPKTVLTPENIRVVYGVEAVVTESRWGLQVTPVAPLDMTGTKGMVKVVLAARG; this comes from the coding sequence GTGCGGCTTCAAGTTAAGGGCGTGTGTTTTTCCTACGGAAGCGTATCAGTTCTGGAAGATGTGACCTTTAAAGTACAGGCCGGCGAGACATTGGGCATTATAGGGCCCAATGGTTCCGGCAAGAGTACCCTTTTGCGCTGCCTGGCCAGGGTGTTGAAGCCGCGTATGGGGACGGTTTTTCTGGACGGGAAAAACCTGGCCGCTCTTCGCGGCCGGGAGGTGGGCCGCTATTTGGGGTACGTGCCCCCACCGGGTACGGGGCAGGCTTTTCCGTGCACCGTACTGGAAACGGTGCTGCAGGGACGCCGTCCCCACCTCACCTGGGGAGTTAGCCATGGCGACCTTGCTGCGGTAACCAGAGCGCTGGCCTATTTGGGTTTAACCGGCCTGGGGGAGCGGCAGCTCGGTGAACTTTCCAGCGGCCAGCGGCAGAAAGTGCTTATTGCCCGGGCCCTGGCCCAGGAACCCGAGGTTTTTCTGCTGGACGAACCCACGGCGACCCTGGATATACGTTACCAGCTTGAGGTTCTGGCGCGGATGCGGGAACTTGCCACGGAACAGGGGCGGGTGGTGGTAATGGTGCTTCACGACCTCAATCTGGCCAGCCGCTTTAGCGATCGTTTGTTGTTGCTGCATAACGGGCGTATTGTTGCCGCCGGTACTCCCAAAACGGTGCTTACGCCGGAGAACATTCGTGTTGTATATGGGGTCGAAGCAGTGGTAACAGAGTCCAGGTGGGGCCTGCAGGTGACGCCGGTGGCGCCGCTGGATATGACCGGAACGAAGGGAATGGTAAAGGTAGTTCTGGCTGCTCGGGGATGA